Below is a window of Peptococcaceae bacterium DNA.
AAATATTTTTTGATTATGCTTTGGTGTTATTTTCCATCAACTGCATAACTCCTGTTTATAAGAGAATATATAAAAAAACGGGCGGCTTAAGCCGCACATCGCTGCTGGTCTTATTAATTCCCTGTTTGCATTTTCGCTAAATATACTGGTGCCGGAGGGAAACGATGAGTGAAAAGCTGAAAACCCTGGGTGAGGTTAAGAGTTTGCAGGTGGACAAGGAGCGGAGACTGTTCTCAGCACAACATGAGGAAATAATAAGCGGGGCTACTACGGACATCTATTTTATCAAAACCCAGGAAATACTGGCCCAAAGAGGGTTGGAGGAGACCCGGGCGGTGGCGGAGATTTTTCCACGCCGTGAGGGTATTATGGCGGGAGTCCCCGAGGTCCTGGGGCTATTGCGCGACTCTCCGGTGGAAGTGTGGGCCCTGGAAGAAGGACAAGCTTTTGCCAGCAAAGAGGTGATTATGCGTATTTCCGGGAAGTACAGCGATTTTGGGATATACGAAACCGCCGTTCTTGGTATTTTGGCCAGTTCCAGCGGGTGGGCGACTGCGGCCAGAAAGGTAAAAGAGGCGGCCGGCGAAAAAAGGGTTCTCTGCTTCGGCGCGCGCCATGTTCATCCGGCCGTTGCCCCGGTGATGGAACGGGCGGCGATAGTAGGGGGGGTAGATGGGGCAAGCTGCATCCTGGCGGCTAAACTGGCTGGCAAAGAGCCTTCCGGGACCGTTCCGCATGCTGTCTTCTTGATAATGGGCGATTCCGTCAAGGTCGCCCGGGCTTACCACGAAATTATGCCGCCTGGAGAACCGAGGACGGTATTAGTAGACACCTTTAAAGACGAAGCGGAAGAAGCGCTTCTGGTTGCTGCAGCGCTTGGCCGGAACCTGCACGGCATACGGCTGGATACGCCCAGCGAGCGGGGCGGGGTAACTCCGGCCCTGATCAGGGAAGTGAGGTGCCGTTTGGCCCAGGCGGGGTTTGGGCATGTCAATATTTTCGTTTCCGGGGGTTTGGACCCGGAAAGAATTGTCCAGCTCAAGGAAGCGGGTGCTGATGCTTTCGGTGT
It encodes the following:
- a CDS encoding nicotinate phosphoribosyltransferase, giving the protein MSEKLKTLGEVKSLQVDKERRLFSAQHEEIISGATTDIYFIKTQEILAQRGLEETRAVAEIFPRREGIMAGVPEVLGLLRDSPVEVWALEEGQAFASKEVIMRISGKYSDFGIYETAVLGILASSSGWATAARKVKEAAGEKRVLCFGARHVHPAVAPVMERAAIVGGVDGASCILAAKLAGKEPSGTVPHAVFLIMGDSVKVARAYHEIMPPGEPRTVLVDTFKDEAEEALLVAAALGRNLHGIRLDTPSERGGVTPALIREVRCRLAQAGFGHVNIFVSGGLDPERIVQLKEAGADAFGVGSYISGASPIDMTMDLKEVDGRPIAKRGRIPGITPNERLKRIK